The following are encoded together in the Bacillus sp. V2I10 genome:
- the lysS gene encoding lysine--tRNA ligase, whose product MSHEELTHEELNDQLKVRREKLHTLREKGLDPFGKRFERTGYTAQLVREYGEISKEDLEEREISVTLAGRIMTKRGKGKAGFAHIKDIEGQIQIYVRKDAVGDEQYELFTTADLGDIVGVTGVMFKTKVGELSIKVTSFELLTKSLRPLPDKFHGLKDIEQRYRQRYLDLIMNDESKSTFIARSKIIQSMRRYLDQNGYLEVETPTMHTIAGGASARPFVTHHNALDMQLYMRIAIELHLKRLIVGGMEKVYEIGRVYRNEGISTRHNPEFTMIELYEAYADYRDIMSLTENLIAHIAKEVTGSTKVTYGEYEIDLQPEWTRLHMVDAIKERTGVDFWQEMTVEEARAHAAEHNVEINKNMTVGHIINEFFEQKVEEHLIEPTFIFGHPVEISPLAKKNDEDPRFTDRFELFIVAREHANAFTELNDPIDQKERFEAQLQEREQGNDEAHMMDEDFIEALEYGMPPTGGLGIGIDRVVMLLTNSSSIRDVLLFPHMRHR is encoded by the coding sequence TTGAGTCACGAAGAATTAACCCACGAAGAACTGAATGACCAGCTGAAAGTAAGACGGGAAAAACTACATACACTTCGCGAAAAAGGTTTGGATCCATTCGGCAAACGCTTCGAGCGTACAGGTTATACAGCACAATTGGTGCGAGAGTACGGTGAAATTTCAAAAGAAGATCTTGAAGAAAGAGAAATTTCTGTTACGCTTGCCGGAAGAATCATGACCAAGCGCGGCAAAGGCAAAGCGGGATTTGCGCACATTAAAGACATTGAAGGGCAAATTCAGATCTATGTGCGTAAAGATGCTGTAGGCGATGAGCAGTATGAGCTTTTTACTACAGCTGACTTAGGGGATATTGTCGGTGTTACAGGAGTTATGTTCAAAACAAAAGTGGGCGAGCTTTCTATTAAAGTCACAAGCTTTGAATTGCTGACAAAATCGTTGCGTCCTCTTCCAGACAAATTTCATGGCTTAAAAGACATCGAGCAGCGCTACCGTCAAAGATACCTTGATTTAATCATGAACGACGAAAGCAAAAGCACATTTATTGCACGAAGCAAGATCATTCAGTCTATGCGCCGTTATTTGGACCAAAACGGATACTTAGAGGTCGAAACACCAACTATGCATACAATTGCAGGCGGAGCATCAGCACGTCCGTTTGTAACGCATCACAACGCACTTGATATGCAATTGTACATGCGCATCGCGATTGAGCTTCATTTGAAGAGACTAATTGTGGGCGGAATGGAAAAAGTATATGAAATCGGCCGTGTATACAGAAACGAAGGAATTTCTACGCGCCATAACCCGGAATTCACGATGATTGAGCTTTATGAGGCTTATGCAGACTATAGAGACATCATGTCATTAACCGAAAATCTCATTGCTCATATTGCAAAAGAGGTAACTGGATCTACAAAAGTGACTTATGGCGAATATGAGATTGATCTTCAGCCTGAGTGGACAAGACTGCACATGGTTGATGCAATCAAAGAACGTACAGGTGTAGACTTCTGGCAGGAAATGACCGTGGAAGAAGCGCGTGCACATGCAGCGGAGCATAATGTTGAAATTAACAAAAACATGACTGTAGGCCATATCATCAATGAATTTTTTGAGCAAAAAGTAGAAGAGCATTTAATTGAACCGACATTTATCTTTGGTCATCCTGTTGAAATCTCTCCTCTTGCGAAAAAGAATGATGAAGATCCTCGTTTCACTGATCGTTTTGAATTATTCATTGTAGCGCGCGAGCATGCGAACGCATTTACAGAACTCAATGATCCAATCGATCAAAAAGAGCGCTTTGAAGCACAGCTTCAAGAAAGAGAACAAGGAAATGACGAAGCGCATATGATGGACGAAGACTTCATTGAAGCTTTGGAATACGGAATGCCTCCAACAGGCGGTCTTGGAATCGGAATTGACCGTGTTGTTATGCTTCTGACAAACTCATCTTCTATTAGGGATGTATTGTTATTCCCGCATATGAGACATCGTTAA
- the dusB gene encoding tRNA dihydrouridine synthase DusB: protein MFKIGDIQMKNRVVLAPMAGVCNSAFRLTVKEFGAGLVCAEMVSDKAILYNNAKTMGMLYIDEREKPLSLQIFGGEKDTLVEAAKFVEKNTTADIIDINMGCPVPKITKCDAGARWLLDPDKIYDMVSAVVDAVDKPVTVKMRMGWDDKHIYAVRNAQAVERAGGKAVALHGRTRVQMYEGTANWDIIKEVKQSVNIPVIGNGDVQTPQDAKRMLDETGVDGVMIGRAALGNPWMIYRTVQYLDTGELIGEPSVREKMDVCKLHLDRLIALKGETVAVREMRKHAAWYLKGIRGNAIVRNAINTMDTRDELVNLLDEFILEVEAKQQNSIQAG from the coding sequence ATGTTTAAAATAGGCGATATTCAAATGAAAAACCGCGTTGTTCTTGCGCCGATGGCTGGAGTCTGCAACTCTGCATTCCGTCTGACAGTAAAAGAATTTGGAGCGGGTCTTGTTTGTGCTGAAATGGTCAGCGATAAAGCGATCCTTTATAACAATGCCAAAACAATGGGCATGCTGTATATTGATGAACGCGAAAAACCATTAAGCCTTCAAATTTTCGGAGGCGAAAAAGATACGCTGGTAGAAGCAGCTAAATTCGTTGAGAAGAATACGACTGCAGATATTATTGATATCAATATGGGGTGCCCTGTACCTAAGATTACGAAATGTGATGCAGGTGCAAGATGGCTACTTGATCCGGACAAAATTTATGACATGGTTTCAGCTGTTGTTGATGCAGTAGATAAACCTGTTACTGTTAAAATGCGCATGGGCTGGGATGACAAACATATCTATGCTGTCAGAAATGCTCAAGCAGTTGAAAGAGCGGGCGGAAAAGCTGTAGCGCTTCATGGCCGCACAAGAGTTCAAATGTATGAAGGAACGGCAAATTGGGATATCATTAAAGAAGTTAAACAATCTGTCAATATTCCCGTTATCGGAAATGGTGATGTCCAAACACCTCAAGATGCAAAAAGAATGCTTGATGAAACAGGTGTTGATGGCGTCATGATTGGCCGTGCAGCACTTGGAAACCCATGGATGATCTATCGTACAGTTCAGTATCTGGATACAGGAGAATTGATCGGTGAGCCGTCTGTACGCGAAAAAATGGATGTGTGCAAGCTTCACTTAGACCGCTTGATTGCATTAAAAGGTGAAACGGTAGCTGTCAGAGAAATGAGAAAGCATGCTGCATGGTACCTTAAAGGAATCCGCGGCAACGCCATCGTAAGAAACGCCATTAATACAATGGATACAAGAGATGAGCTTGTAAACTTGCTTGATGAGTTTATTTTAGAGGTAGAAGCAAAACAACAAAACAGCATTCAGGCAGGATAA
- a CDS encoding helix-turn-helix domain-containing protein, which translates to MEAEKWGRRIRAFRKLKGYTQEGFAKDLGISVSVLGEVERGNRLPNDQLIQEVAAALNVTIEELSPRD; encoded by the coding sequence ATGGAAGCAGAAAAATGGGGAAGACGTATTCGCGCTTTTCGAAAGCTAAAAGGATATACTCAAGAAGGCTTTGCAAAAGACCTGGGTATTTCTGTTTCTGTTTTAGGTGAAGTTGAACGGGGAAACAGACTGCCGAATGATCAGTTGATACAAGAAGTAGCCGCCGCGCTGAACGTCACCATAGAAGAATTATCACCAAGAGATTGA
- the folK gene encoding 2-amino-4-hydroxy-6-hydroxymethyldihydropteridine diphosphokinase gives MNKAFLALGSNIGDRERYVKDAILSLHEHPAIEVENISSIYETDPVGYVDQDAFLNMVLSVRTELSAFQLLAVMQEIEKELGRKRELKWGPRTLDLDILLFNHENIETEHLIIPHPRMLERSFVLIPLYEIQPDISIPNSEQPLSMIIDQLTDKKGVRIWKQKNGEDVFALFES, from the coding sequence ATGAACAAGGCCTTTCTTGCACTTGGATCTAATATAGGAGACAGAGAGCGTTATGTAAAAGATGCCATCCTAAGCTTACACGAGCATCCAGCTATAGAGGTAGAAAATATTTCCTCTATTTATGAAACAGATCCAGTCGGGTACGTGGATCAGGATGCATTTTTGAACATGGTGCTCTCCGTCCGCACAGAATTATCAGCGTTTCAGCTGCTGGCTGTCATGCAGGAGATTGAAAAAGAGCTTGGCAGAAAAAGAGAATTAAAATGGGGTCCGCGAACTTTAGACCTTGACATTTTATTGTTTAATCACGAAAATATTGAAACAGAGCACCTAATTATTCCTCACCCAAGGATGTTAGAACGCTCGTTCGTATTAATACCGCTTTATGAGATACAACCAGATATAAGTATTCCAAACAGCGAGCAGCCGCTTTCGATGATTATAGATCAATTAACAGATAAAAAAGGAGTACGAATATGGAAGCAGAAAAATGGGGAAGACGTATTCGCGCTTTTCGAAAGCTAA
- the folB gene encoding dihydroneopterin aldolase, producing the protein MDKIVVSGMEFYGYHGVFSEETKLGQRFRADLTVELDLREAGRTDDLQHTVNYASLYHICKNIAEGKPYKLVESVAEKIAEQVLKEFQQVINCTVKLYKPDPPIPGHYQHVSVEIKRGRT; encoded by the coding sequence ATGGATAAAATTGTTGTGAGCGGAATGGAATTCTACGGGTATCACGGTGTATTCTCAGAAGAAACGAAACTAGGCCAGCGGTTTCGCGCGGATCTTACGGTCGAGCTTGATTTGCGGGAAGCCGGACGGACAGATGATCTTCAGCATACAGTAAATTATGCTTCTCTCTATCACATCTGCAAAAACATTGCTGAAGGGAAGCCGTATAAGCTTGTGGAGTCTGTTGCGGAAAAGATAGCGGAGCAAGTGCTGAAGGAATTTCAGCAGGTGATTAATTGCACAGTAAAGCTGTACAAGCCAGATCCTCCAATCCCGGGGCATTATCAGCATGTTTCGGTTGAAATCAAAAGAGGCCGGACATGA
- the folP gene encoding dihydropteroate synthase → MDTIILANKKQLSCGPYHLNLSEKTFIMGILNLTPDSFSDGGKFNQIDSALAHAEEMIANGADIIDVGGESTRPGAEYVDSAEEIKRVVPIIEKLSNDVKVPISIDTYKADVAEQAILAGATIINDVWGAKADSNMAAVAAKYNVPIVLMHNRPERKYDSLIPDMIADLNESVEIVKRAGVQDDKIILDPGIGFAKTMEDNLVVMRNLETFTKLGYPVLLGTSRKSFIGRILDLPPSDRMEGTGATVCLGIEKGCSIVRVHDVQGIARMARMMDAMLGKGAAVHG, encoded by the coding sequence ATGGACACGATTATACTTGCCAATAAGAAACAACTATCATGCGGCCCTTATCATTTAAACCTAAGTGAAAAGACCTTTATCATGGGAATCTTAAACCTCACTCCGGACTCTTTTTCTGATGGAGGGAAATTTAATCAAATAGATTCTGCCCTTGCACATGCAGAAGAGATGATTGCAAACGGGGCGGATATTATTGATGTTGGCGGGGAATCCACAAGACCTGGGGCAGAGTATGTTGATTCTGCTGAAGAGATCAAAAGAGTGGTTCCGATTATTGAAAAACTTTCTAATGACGTCAAAGTTCCAATATCTATTGATACGTATAAAGCGGATGTGGCTGAACAGGCCATACTTGCAGGAGCGACCATAATCAACGATGTATGGGGAGCTAAAGCAGATTCAAATATGGCTGCTGTAGCGGCTAAGTATAATGTTCCTATTGTTCTAATGCACAATAGGCCAGAGCGGAAATACGACAGCCTGATTCCCGATATGATCGCCGATCTTAATGAAAGTGTTGAAATTGTTAAGCGGGCGGGTGTACAGGATGATAAGATTATTTTAGATCCGGGTATAGGTTTTGCAAAGACGATGGAAGATAACCTCGTTGTCATGAGAAACCTTGAAACATTTACGAAGCTTGGCTATCCGGTCCTTTTAGGAACATCAAGAAAATCCTTCATTGGCCGCATTCTTGACCTCCCTCCTTCTGATAGAATGGAAGGGACGGGCGCGACCGTGTGCCTCGGCATTGAAAAAGGGTGCAGCATTGTGCGTGTGCATGATGTCCAGGGTATTGCAAGGATGGCAAGGATGATGGATGCGATGCTTGGAAAAGGGGCGGCTGTTCATGGATAA
- the pabC gene encoding aminodeoxychorismate lyase, translating into MYIYLNSDYVKAEEAKISPFDHGYLYGLGAFETFRLYKGHPFLLDDHLQRLQGAMEELHIRLELSALKIEDVIQKLLVLNQLENENVSVRLNVSAGAGGFAFGAIEYMEPTVMLFMRKLPEMPENLEKSGRILSLPRNTPEGEQRLKSHHYLNNILAKHEIGNDLSIEGIFLTKEGFVAEGIVSNLFWVKNHIVYTPSIDTGILNGITRQFIMRCLEKIGLQAEEGFYPTEKLLKADEVFAVNSVQEIIPLKEIGSQSFLGKKGEITQTLQKMYKQNTMLLKSRFEL; encoded by the coding sequence ATGTATATTTACCTTAATTCAGACTATGTAAAAGCAGAGGAAGCAAAAATCTCCCCTTTTGATCATGGATATTTGTATGGATTAGGGGCATTTGAAACATTCAGGCTGTATAAGGGGCATCCTTTTTTGCTGGACGATCACTTGCAGCGTCTGCAGGGTGCCATGGAAGAGCTTCACATCCGCTTAGAACTATCCGCTCTTAAGATTGAGGATGTGATTCAGAAGCTGCTTGTCCTTAATCAGCTGGAGAACGAGAACGTCTCCGTTCGTTTAAATGTTTCAGCAGGTGCCGGCGGGTTTGCTTTTGGGGCAATAGAATACATGGAGCCGACTGTGATGCTCTTTATGAGGAAGCTGCCTGAAATGCCTGAGAACCTTGAAAAGAGCGGGCGTATCTTATCGCTGCCGCGCAATACCCCTGAGGGAGAGCAGCGTCTGAAATCGCATCATTATCTTAATAATATTCTGGCCAAGCATGAAATTGGCAATGACCTATCAATTGAAGGCATTTTTTTAACAAAAGAAGGTTTTGTGGCAGAAGGAATTGTATCTAACCTTTTTTGGGTAAAAAATCATATCGTATATACTCCTTCAATTGATACTGGTATTTTAAATGGGATTACCCGCCAGTTTATTATGCGCTGTTTAGAAAAAATCGGCCTGCAAGCGGAGGAAGGTTTCTATCCAACAGAAAAGCTGCTAAAAGCTGATGAGGTATTTGCGGTAAATTCTGTTCAGGAGATCATTCCTTTAAAAGAAATTGGTTCCCAATCTTTTTTAGGGAAAAAAGGTGAAATTACGCAAACACTACAGAAGATGTATAAGCAAAATACAATGCTGCTGAAAAGCAGATTTGAGCTGTAA
- the pabA gene encoding aminodeoxychorismate/anthranilate synthase component II, with protein MILMIDNYDSFTFNLVQYLGELGEELVVRRNDEITLAEMEELAPDFLMISPGPCSPNEAGISLAAIEHFAGKIPIFGVCLGHQSIAQVFGGDVVRAERLMHGKTSEMHHDEKTVFQDIENPFTATRYHSLIVKKETLPDCFEITAWTDEDEIMAIRHKTLPIEGVQFHPESIMTSFGKNLLGNFIKTYQPSRKLI; from the coding sequence ATGATTTTAATGATTGATAATTATGATTCATTTACATTCAATTTAGTGCAGTATTTAGGTGAGCTTGGTGAAGAGCTGGTTGTCCGCAGGAATGATGAAATTACTTTAGCTGAAATGGAAGAGCTTGCTCCGGATTTCTTAATGATTTCACCAGGGCCGTGCAGTCCTAACGAAGCGGGAATCAGTCTAGCAGCCATAGAACACTTCGCAGGGAAAATTCCTATTTTTGGAGTATGCCTTGGTCATCAATCCATTGCGCAGGTATTTGGCGGTGACGTAGTCCGTGCAGAACGATTAATGCATGGCAAAACATCCGAGATGCATCATGATGAAAAAACAGTCTTTCAGGATATAGAAAATCCATTTACCGCAACGCGCTATCATTCATTAATTGTGAAAAAAGAAACATTGCCGGACTGCTTTGAGATTACAGCATGGACAGATGAAGATGAAATTATGGCGATTCGTCATAAAACCCTTCCAATCGAAGGGGTGCAATTTCATCCTGAATCGATTATGACTTCTTTCGGAAAAAATCTGCTGGGCAATTTTATAAAAACCTACCAGCCATCCAGAAAACTGATTTAA
- the trpE gene encoding anthranilate synthase component I: protein MHLERKPIAKKAEYNLDFFKQYQHLSKHEEYHAFLESGRGGRYSIAGLKPAAIVRGKDSVLTIQSNDTEEERNGNLLDTFRDWFSAYKSVKDEELPDFQGGAIGFFSYDCVRYFEKLEQHSEDDLETPDLFFLLFDDLAVYDHQMREVWFITHYSQDNEVEEAKRRIAEMERSWTEVRSEPFTHKPAVPERDALQGAFTKESFMEAVEKIKEYIESGDVFQVNLSVRQTEPLGVHPLKIYETLRELNPSPYMAYLELKDFQIVSGSPELLVKIDGEKASTRPIAGTRSRGGNEEEDTKLANELIQNEKERAEHVMLVDLERNDLGRVCKYGTVEVNEFMVIEKYSHVMHIVSNVQGTLAEGKDYIDVFKGVFPGGTITGAPKIRTMEIIEELEPSRRGIYTGSIGWIGYNGDMELNIVIRTLLAKDGHAYIQSGAGIVIDSNPKHEYKESLKKAQALLRAKELSEEENMTAEVRER from the coding sequence ATGCATCTTGAGAGAAAGCCGATTGCAAAAAAAGCGGAATACAATCTTGATTTCTTTAAACAATATCAGCATCTTTCTAAACATGAGGAGTATCATGCATTCTTAGAAAGCGGCAGAGGCGGACGGTACAGCATTGCAGGACTGAAGCCTGCAGCGATTGTAAGAGGGAAAGATTCTGTTTTAACCATACAGTCGAATGATACGGAAGAAGAACGGAATGGGAATCTGCTCGATACATTCAGAGATTGGTTTTCTGCTTATAAATCTGTTAAAGACGAAGAGCTTCCGGATTTTCAGGGAGGAGCCATTGGTTTTTTCAGCTACGATTGTGTAAGATATTTTGAAAAACTGGAACAGCATTCAGAAGATGATCTAGAAACGCCTGATTTGTTTTTCCTGCTGTTTGATGATCTTGCTGTTTATGATCACCAAATGCGTGAGGTTTGGTTTATTACCCATTACAGTCAGGATAATGAAGTAGAAGAGGCTAAGAGGCGTATTGCTGAAATGGAGCGAAGCTGGACTGAGGTGCGTTCTGAGCCATTTACTCATAAACCGGCCGTGCCTGAAAGGGATGCGCTGCAGGGTGCTTTTACTAAAGAATCTTTTATGGAAGCAGTAGAGAAAATCAAAGAATATATAGAGAGCGGCGATGTTTTTCAAGTAAACTTATCCGTAAGGCAAACCGAGCCGTTAGGTGTTCATCCGCTTAAGATTTATGAAACGCTAAGAGAATTAAATCCTTCTCCTTACATGGCTTATCTGGAATTGAAGGATTTCCAGATTGTCAGCGGCTCTCCAGAGCTTTTAGTGAAGATTGATGGAGAAAAAGCAAGCACGCGCCCAATCGCAGGAACTAGGTCGAGAGGGGGAAATGAAGAGGAAGATACAAAGCTTGCAAATGAACTGATTCAAAATGAGAAGGAACGGGCAGAACATGTCATGCTCGTCGATCTCGAGAGAAATGACTTAGGAAGAGTGTGCAAGTACGGAACAGTGGAAGTAAACGAGTTTATGGTTATTGAAAAATATTCGCATGTTATGCACATTGTTTCAAATGTACAAGGAACATTAGCTGAAGGCAAAGACTATATCGATGTTTTTAAAGGTGTTTTTCCTGGCGGCACGATAACAGGAGCGCCAAAAATAAGAACGATGGAAATTATTGAAGAACTAGAACCGTCTCGAAGAGGCATTTATACTGGCTCCATCGGCTGGATTGGATATAATGGAGATATGGAGCTGAACATTGTCATCCGCACACTGCTTGCAAAGGATGGACATGCCTACATCCAGTCAGGAGCGGGGATCGTAATCGACTCAAATCCGAAACATGAATACAAAGAGTCATTAAAAAAGGCGCAGGCCTTATTGAGAGCAAAAGAGCTGAGTGAAGAAGAGAATATGACAGCAGAGGTGAGAGAAAGATGA
- the cysK gene encoding cysteine synthase A, with product MTRVANSIHELIGETPIVKLNRIVEEGSADVYLKLEFMNPGSSVKDRIALAMIEAAEEKGLLKAGDTIIEPTSGNTGIGLAMVAAAKGIKTILVMPETMSMERRNLLKAYGAELVLTPGPEGMGGAIRKAEELSKEHGYFMPQQFKNEANPEVHRRTTGPEIVSQMGDQLDAFIAGIGTGGTITGAGQVLKEAYPDIKIYAVEPSDSPVLSGGKPGPHKIQGIGAGFVPDILKTDIYDGVITVKNEEAFEVARQAAKEEGLLGGISSGAAIKAALQVAKELGKGKKVLAIIPSNGERYLSTPLYQFD from the coding sequence TTGACGCGTGTTGCAAATTCAATACACGAACTGATTGGGGAAACACCGATAGTGAAGTTAAATCGAATCGTAGAAGAGGGTAGCGCTGATGTTTATTTGAAGCTTGAGTTTATGAACCCGGGAAGCAGCGTAAAAGACCGGATTGCACTTGCAATGATTGAGGCAGCTGAAGAAAAGGGTCTTCTTAAAGCCGGAGATACGATTATTGAACCAACAAGCGGCAATACAGGAATCGGCTTAGCCATGGTAGCTGCTGCTAAAGGCATTAAGACTATTTTGGTTATGCCTGAGACTATGAGTATGGAGCGCCGTAATCTTTTAAAAGCATATGGAGCGGAGCTTGTGCTTACACCAGGTCCTGAAGGAATGGGCGGAGCCATTCGCAAAGCTGAGGAACTTTCTAAAGAACATGGTTACTTCATGCCTCAGCAATTTAAAAATGAAGCGAATCCTGAAGTTCACCGTAGAACAACAGGTCCTGAAATTGTGAGCCAAATGGGCGATCAGCTTGATGCATTTATTGCAGGTATCGGAACAGGCGGTACAATCACTGGTGCAGGCCAAGTACTTAAGGAAGCTTATCCAGACATCAAGATTTATGCAGTTGAGCCTTCAGACTCACCGGTATTGTCTGGCGGTAAACCGGGCCCTCATAAAATTCAGGGTATCGGCGCCGGATTTGTGCCTGATATCTTAAAAACAGACATTTACGATGGAGTCATTACCGTCAAAAATGAAGAAGCATTTGAGGTTGCCCGCCAAGCAGCTAAAGAAGAAGGTTTGCTCGGAGGAATTTCTTCTGGTGCAGCCATTAAAGCTGCATTGCAGGTTGCGAAAGAATTAGGAAAAGGCAAAAAAGTTCTGGCCATCATTCCAAGCAACGGCGAAAGATACTTAAGCACTCCGCTTTATCAATTCGATTAA
- a CDS encoding peptidyl-prolyl cis-trans isomerase, with product MNGKTVWPIIFGLVIINCFTLAYFLSKDDSIAAVVSGNQKSESIAVVGKKEITREDWMAELEERFGKETLEEMINFTVVEELAEKHSIKIPEEELERELAMYKSMYNSLDNEKLTDTKELREQIRYSILLEELLTKDVEISDKELKAYYDSNKELYSIEDSYHLFHIVTETEEDALKVIEELKGGSSFEALAAEKSIDEFTANEGGELGFVSAKNDYLPSQYVDEAEKLKIDEWSQPIKSDLGYSVLLLKEKLNGVQYSYEDVKNQMRRQIALEQMESAVSVKPLWEEAGVTWFYGNDTSKE from the coding sequence ATGAACGGGAAAACAGTATGGCCAATCATTTTTGGTCTTGTCATCATTAATTGTTTTACCTTGGCCTATTTCTTATCTAAAGATGACAGTATAGCAGCTGTTGTTTCCGGAAACCAGAAATCGGAGTCCATTGCTGTTGTCGGAAAGAAAGAAATTACAAGGGAAGATTGGATGGCGGAGCTTGAAGAGCGTTTCGGAAAAGAAACACTTGAAGAGATGATTAATTTTACGGTAGTTGAGGAGCTTGCGGAAAAGCACAGCATCAAGATTCCGGAAGAAGAACTTGAACGCGAGCTTGCGATGTACAAATCCATGTACAATTCCCTTGATAACGAAAAGCTGACAGATACTAAAGAACTGCGCGAGCAAATCAGATACAGCATACTGTTAGAAGAATTGTTAACCAAGGATGTAGAAATATCTGATAAAGAACTAAAAGCTTATTATGACTCCAATAAAGAGCTGTATTCAATTGAAGATTCGTATCACTTATTCCATATTGTGACGGAGACTGAGGAAGATGCTTTAAAAGTGATAGAAGAACTAAAAGGCGGCTCAAGCTTTGAAGCGCTGGCTGCTGAAAAGTCAATTGATGAATTTACGGCAAACGAGGGCGGAGAGCTTGGGTTTGTGTCAGCCAAAAATGATTACCTTCCATCACAATATGTTGACGAGGCTGAGAAACTGAAAATAGATGAATGGAGTCAGCCGATTAAGAGTGATCTCGGCTATTCAGTTCTCTTATTAAAAGAAAAGCTAAATGGTGTCCAATACTCTTATGAAGATGTAAAAAATCAAATGAGAAGGCAAATTGCACTAGAACAAATGGAATCTGCGGTATCTGTTAAACCATTGTGGGAAGAGGCAGGGGTTACATGGTTTTATGGCAATGATACTTCTAAGGAATAA
- the hslO gene encoding Hsp33 family molecular chaperone HslO, translated as MDYLVKALAFDGQVRAYAAKTTDTVGEAQRRHQTWPTASAALGRSMTAGVMLGSMLKGENKMTIKVEGGGPIGVIVVDSNAKGEVRGYVTNPQTHFDLNEKGKLDVARAVGTSGMLSIVKDLGMKEHFTGSVPIVSGELGEDFTYYLVSSEQVPSSVGVGVLVNPDNTILAAGGFIIQLMPGTDESTVTEIEKRLGSVEPISKLIQKGLTPEEILFEVLGKENVKLIDKHSVAFHCPCSRERIANAIISLGAEEIQSMIEEDGKAEAECHFCNERYHFNKEELTELKESASN; from the coding sequence ATGGATTATTTAGTGAAGGCGCTTGCGTTTGACGGGCAAGTGCGTGCATATGCTGCAAAAACAACAGATACAGTAGGAGAAGCGCAAAGAAGGCACCAGACATGGCCGACTGCATCAGCGGCTTTAGGCCGGTCTATGACAGCTGGAGTCATGCTTGGATCTATGCTTAAAGGCGAAAATAAAATGACGATCAAAGTTGAGGGAGGCGGGCCTATCGGTGTCATTGTTGTAGACAGCAATGCAAAAGGCGAGGTGAGAGGCTACGTCACAAACCCTCAAACTCATTTTGACCTTAACGAAAAAGGGAAGCTTGATGTCGCAAGAGCAGTAGGCACCTCAGGCATGCTTTCCATTGTGAAGGATCTTGGAATGAAAGAACATTTTACAGGTTCGGTTCCCATCGTGTCTGGTGAATTAGGTGAGGATTTCACCTATTATCTTGTATCCTCAGAGCAGGTTCCTTCGTCTGTGGGCGTTGGAGTACTTGTTAATCCGGATAATACAATCCTTGCAGCAGGAGGATTCATTATTCAATTAATGCCGGGTACGGATGAATCAACCGTTACAGAAATCGAAAAGCGTCTTGGCAGTGTAGAGCCAATCTCGAAGTTAATTCAAAAAGGATTAACTCCAGAAGAAATTCTTTTTGAAGTATTAGGTAAAGAAAACGTGAAGCTGATAGATAAACATTCCGTTGCCTTCCATTGCCCTTGCTCCCGAGAAAGAATCGCAAATGCCATTATCAGCCTAGGTGCCGAAGAAATTCAAAGTATGATTGAAGAAGATGGGAAAGCAGAAGCAGAATGTCATTTCTGCAATGAGAGATATCATTTCAATAAAGAAGAATTAACAGAGCTTAAGGAAAGTGCCTCAAACTGA